One genomic window of Quercus lobata isolate SW786 chromosome 9, ValleyOak3.0 Primary Assembly, whole genome shotgun sequence includes the following:
- the LOC115959169 gene encoding receptor-like protein EIX2, whose product MLFLHLKSALAFTSGLGDDSVKCIEKEREALLEFKKGFAEGYQGKLSSWGNEDEKNCCNWDGIYCNNQTGTQIQIANPLGFIGNLALCGPPLTPKCPGDAKPNVESPKGGSKNYQEDEDEFLNCLYIGMGLGFIVGFWGVCGSLMLNRSWRHLYFQTISNLNDWLQVAMIVNIARMQRMFQG is encoded by the exons ATGCTTTTCCTACATTTGAAATCAGCCCTTGCATTCACTTCAGGCCTTGGAGATGACAGTGTTAAGTGCatagagaaggagagagaagcCCTCCTTGAGTTCAAAAAAGGCTTTGCTGAAGGCTACCAGGGCAAGCTCTCTTCTTGGGGGAATGAAGATGAAAAGAATTGCTGCAATTGGGACGGAATTTACTGCAACAATCAAACAG GCACTCAAATCCAGATCGCTAACCCTCTTGGATTCATTGGTAATCTTGCACTTTGTGGTCCTCCACTTACTCCTAAGTGTCCTGGAGATGCGAAACCAAATGTTGAGTCACCTAAAGGTGGTAGTAAAAACTatcaagaagatgaagatgaattcCTGAATTGTCTTTATATTGGTATGGGGCTTGGATTCATAGTAGGTTTTTGGGGAGTTTGTGGCTCTTTAATGTTGAACCGTTCCTGGAGACATCTATATTTCCAGACAATAAGCAACTTGAATGATTGGCTCCAAGTGGCAATGATAGTGAATATTGCAAGAATGCAAAGGATGTTTCAAGGCTAA